A region from the Arthrobacter gengyunqii genome encodes:
- a CDS encoding rhodanese-like domain-containing protein, whose amino-acid sequence MENVSVDSISKDAKILDVREDYEWEAGHIDGALHIPLDSLPESLDDLDPDTDLAVICRSGGRSARATAWLESHGYSAVNVTGGMGAWLEAGKPMVSDNGQDPTVV is encoded by the coding sequence ATGGAAAACGTATCGGTTGACTCCATCAGCAAGGACGCCAAAATCCTGGACGTGCGTGAAGACTATGAATGGGAGGCCGGCCACATCGACGGCGCACTCCACATTCCGCTGGATTCGCTGCCGGAGAGCCTCGACGATCTTGATCCGGATACGGATCTCGCCGTCATCTGCCGCAGCGGCGGACGCAGCGCACGGGCCACCGCATGGCTGGAGTCCCACGGCTATTCCGCAGTGAATGTCACCGGCGGAATGGGTGCCTGGTTGGAAGCCGGAAAGCCGATGGTCTCCGACAACGGGCAGGATCCCACGGTCGTATGA
- the pheA gene encoding prephenate dehydratase, which translates to MSLSPGAGSDVSDPVTYTYLGPEGTFTEAALLQVPGAETSERIPATSVTAALEMVRSGRASAAVVPIENSVEGGVSATLDAISAGEPLRILREILVPITFVLAVRPGLGLADISTVSTHSHAWAQCRDWANTNIPQAAYLPASSTAAAAVGLQDAEPGFDAAICSPLVAQRLGLSVLAAGIGDVAEAVTRFVLLSLPTSLPAPTGADKTTLVVPLPEDHPGALMEILDQFSARGVNLSRIESRPTGQFLGDYFFSIDADGHIRDARMADALRGLHRISPNLRFLGSYPRADQREPEVPRHCSDEAFRSADLWLEGVLGS; encoded by the coding sequence ATGAGCCTTTCGCCAGGCGCCGGTTCCGACGTGTCGGACCCGGTGACCTACACCTATCTGGGACCCGAAGGCACCTTCACCGAAGCAGCACTGCTGCAGGTTCCGGGGGCCGAGACGTCGGAACGCATTCCGGCAACCAGCGTCACCGCCGCCCTGGAAATGGTGCGCAGCGGGCGCGCCTCTGCCGCCGTAGTCCCCATCGAGAACTCGGTGGAGGGTGGTGTCAGCGCCACCCTGGATGCCATCTCCGCCGGCGAGCCGCTGCGCATCCTGCGTGAAATCCTGGTTCCCATCACCTTTGTCCTGGCTGTCCGGCCGGGGCTGGGGTTGGCCGATATCAGCACTGTTTCCACCCATTCACACGCCTGGGCGCAGTGCCGGGACTGGGCCAATACCAATATTCCCCAGGCGGCATATTTGCCGGCTTCCTCCACTGCCGCCGCGGCGGTGGGCCTCCAGGACGCCGAGCCTGGCTTCGACGCGGCCATCTGCTCGCCGTTGGTGGCGCAGCGGCTGGGACTGTCGGTGCTGGCCGCCGGCATCGGCGATGTTGCGGAGGCCGTGACCCGCTTTGTCCTGTTGAGCCTGCCCACGTCCCTGCCCGCCCCCACGGGGGCCGACAAGACCACGCTGGTGGTGCCCCTTCCGGAGGACCATCCGGGCGCCCTTATGGAAATCCTGGACCAGTTCTCCGCCCGCGGAGTAAACCTGAGCCGGATTGAGTCCCGCCCCACAGGGCAGTTCCTGGGGGATTACTTCTTCAGCATCGATGCCGACGGCCACATCCGGGACGCCAGGATGGCTGACGCCCTCAGGGGCCTGCACCGGATCAGCCCGAACCTGCGGTTTCTCGGATCCTATCCCCGGGCGGACCAGCGCGAGCCCGAGGTTCCCCGGCACTGCAGCGACGAAGCGTTCCGGTCCGCTGACCTCTGGCTTGAGGGCGTCCTGGGAAGCTAG
- a CDS encoding DNA topoisomerase IB, translating into MRLRRTNCEHPGYSRQKRGRGFSYRDPRGDIITERETLDRIRALAIPPAWTNVWISPHANGHIQATGTDAAGRRQYIYHPHWRELKDREKFDRSLEFAQSLPAARRLITKHLRTDGTGPQRAFAAALRIVDAGALRIGGERYAEVNGSYGTTTLRVEHVTVQGNEVRFDFPGKSGQEWHTLIEDPDLVAALTPMLARPGADTALAYEGIDGQWHSISASALNGFLREVTGGDFTAKDFRTWQATVVAAMHLARAFPLASSKTDKRKTIAATARKVADHLGNTPSVARKSYIDPRVVDRFFDGEVIEVTGFSASETAVRVMLTD; encoded by the coding sequence ATGCGCCTGCGGCGGACCAACTGTGAGCATCCGGGCTACTCGCGGCAGAAGCGGGGCCGCGGCTTCAGCTACCGCGATCCGCGCGGGGACATCATCACCGAGCGGGAAACCCTGGACCGGATCCGTGCGCTGGCAATTCCTCCGGCCTGGACCAACGTGTGGATCAGCCCGCATGCCAACGGCCATATTCAGGCCACCGGCACGGACGCTGCGGGCCGGCGGCAGTACATCTACCATCCGCACTGGCGCGAACTGAAAGACCGGGAAAAGTTCGACCGGTCGCTGGAATTTGCCCAGTCGCTGCCCGCAGCCCGGCGGCTGATCACCAAGCATCTGCGCACCGATGGAACCGGCCCGCAGCGTGCCTTCGCGGCGGCACTGCGGATTGTCGACGCCGGCGCGCTGCGAATCGGAGGAGAGCGCTACGCCGAGGTTAACGGTTCCTACGGCACCACCACCCTGCGTGTTGAGCATGTCACTGTGCAGGGAAACGAGGTGCGGTTCGACTTCCCCGGCAAAAGCGGACAGGAATGGCACACCCTGATTGAGGATCCGGACCTGGTGGCGGCCCTGACGCCAATGCTTGCCCGCCCGGGCGCCGATACGGCGCTGGCTTATGAGGGGATTGACGGCCAGTGGCACAGCATCTCCGCCTCCGCCCTGAACGGCTTCCTTCGTGAAGTCACCGGGGGCGACTTCACGGCCAAGGACTTCCGCACCTGGCAGGCCACCGTGGTTGCTGCCATGCATCTGGCCCGGGCCTTTCCGCTGGCTTCCAGCAAGACCGACAAGCGCAAAACCATTGCCGCCACGGCTAGGAAAGTGGCTGATCACCTGGGAAACACGCCCTCCGTCGCCCGCAAGTCCTATATTGATCCCCGCGTGGTGGACCGTTTTTTCGACGGCGAAGTTATTGAGGTGACGGGGTTTTCCGCCTCGGAGACTGCCGTTCGGGTGATGCTCACGGACTAG
- a CDS encoding diacylglycerol/lipid kinase family protein has translation MSAPLIVLLALLAAALIALAAWKVAARRRRLAKKRIVVKTLAPGHQRIALVLNPVKLQAPAARALLAEACELAGWDPPLILETTRQSPGYEQARRAVELGADVVLAGGGDGTVREVARALANTPAALGLLPLGTGNLLARNLGIPVADLAASIRTALHGNQRRIDMGTIDFDDAVTGERRSSTFLVMGGIGLDAEVIAATRDDLKKRVGWLAYSEAGVRLLPGRRTKMSISLDGEPPQMRKVRSILFANLGKLPAGIDFIPEAKMDDGLLDVVIMSPRSLAGWLWVAGKVVTKHPRNIPMIDYRRARTVEIWVAHPTETQLDGDLTGAATSVRVEVDPLALLVRAPSPDQQQPRLPSPYSVARSSARAGGRN, from the coding sequence ATGTCCGCACCGCTGATCGTCCTTCTTGCACTGCTGGCCGCTGCCCTGATCGCCCTTGCGGCATGGAAGGTGGCGGCGCGTCGGCGGCGGCTGGCTAAGAAGCGGATTGTGGTCAAAACCCTGGCGCCGGGTCACCAGCGGATTGCTCTGGTGCTGAACCCCGTCAAGCTGCAGGCGCCAGCGGCACGGGCGCTCCTGGCGGAGGCCTGTGAACTGGCCGGCTGGGATCCTCCGCTAATCCTGGAAACCACAAGGCAATCCCCCGGTTACGAGCAGGCGCGCCGCGCGGTGGAACTGGGGGCCGACGTCGTCCTTGCCGGCGGAGGGGACGGAACAGTCCGGGAGGTGGCCCGGGCGCTGGCCAACACCCCTGCCGCATTGGGGCTGCTGCCGCTCGGAACAGGCAACCTGCTGGCACGAAACCTGGGGATTCCGGTGGCGGACCTGGCGGCGTCGATCCGCACGGCGCTGCACGGCAACCAGAGGCGCATTGACATGGGCACCATTGACTTTGATGACGCAGTCACCGGTGAGCGCCGCAGCAGCACGTTCCTCGTCATGGGAGGAATCGGGCTGGACGCCGAGGTGATTGCGGCCACCCGGGATGACCTGAAGAAACGGGTGGGCTGGCTGGCCTACAGCGAGGCGGGCGTGAGGCTGTTGCCCGGACGCCGCACCAAGATGAGCATTTCCCTGGACGGGGAGCCGCCCCAGATGCGCAAGGTCCGCAGTATCCTGTTCGCCAATCTGGGCAAGCTTCCCGCAGGAATCGACTTCATTCCCGAAGCAAAAATGGATGACGGGCTGCTGGACGTTGTCATTATGAGCCCGCGCAGCCTGGCCGGCTGGCTGTGGGTGGCCGGCAAAGTGGTCACCAAGCATCCGCGGAACATTCCGATGATCGACTACCGTCGGGCACGGACGGTGGAGATTTGGGTGGCACACCCCACGGAAACCCAGCTGGACGGTGATCTGACCGGCGCAGCAACCAGTGTCCGCGTGGAGGTGGATCCGCTGGCGCTGCTGGTCCGGGCACCGTCACCGGACCAGCAGCAGCCCCGGCTTCCGAGTCCGTACTCCGTGGCACGGTCCTCGGCCCGGGCGGGCGGTCGGAACTAG
- the serS gene encoding serine--tRNA ligase, producing MIDVNELREKPEKFRASQRARQADESLVDAIIAADAARRDSRTRFEGLRAEQNAFGKRVAKAKGEEKQALLAEVKELAGAVKAAGAEADAAQAESDALLRRIPNLIQDGVPAGGEDDFEVLKTVGTPRDFEAEGFTPRDHLEIGELLGAIDMERGAKVSGSRFYFLRGVGARLELALLNMAMDQAVQAGFVPMITPTLVRPETMQGTGFDVAHDAEIYRLAEDDLYLVGTSEVPLAGYHADEILDLNGGPVRYAGWSSCYRREAGSHGKDTRGIIRVHQFNKVEMFIYTKPEDAAAEHQRLLAWEEEMLAKVELPYRVIDTAAGDLGMSAARKFDCEAWVPTQNAYRELTSTSNCTTFQARRLNIRERQDGDGKGTRAVATLNGTLATTRWIVAILEHHQNPDGSVTVPAALRPYLGGLEVLPVL from the coding sequence GTGATCGATGTTAATGAGCTCCGCGAAAAACCCGAAAAATTCCGAGCCTCCCAGCGCGCCCGCCAGGCGGACGAGTCCCTGGTGGACGCGATCATTGCCGCCGATGCTGCGCGCCGCGATTCGCGCACCCGCTTTGAGGGCCTGCGCGCCGAACAGAATGCCTTCGGCAAGCGCGTCGCCAAGGCCAAGGGAGAGGAAAAGCAGGCTCTCCTGGCCGAGGTCAAAGAACTGGCCGGCGCCGTGAAGGCCGCCGGCGCTGAGGCAGACGCCGCCCAGGCCGAATCTGACGCCCTGCTGCGGCGCATCCCCAACCTGATCCAGGACGGCGTACCCGCCGGCGGTGAGGATGACTTCGAGGTTCTCAAGACGGTCGGCACGCCCCGCGACTTCGAAGCCGAAGGCTTCACCCCCCGCGACCACCTGGAAATCGGTGAACTGCTGGGCGCCATCGACATGGAACGCGGCGCCAAGGTGTCCGGATCCCGGTTCTACTTCCTGCGCGGCGTTGGCGCCCGCCTGGAACTGGCCCTGCTGAACATGGCCATGGACCAGGCCGTCCAGGCCGGTTTCGTGCCCATGATCACCCCCACGCTGGTGCGCCCGGAGACCATGCAGGGCACCGGCTTCGACGTGGCGCACGACGCCGAGATCTACCGGCTCGCCGAAGATGACCTTTATCTGGTGGGCACCTCCGAGGTTCCGTTGGCCGGCTACCACGCCGACGAAATCCTTGACCTCAACGGCGGTCCCGTCCGGTATGCCGGCTGGTCCTCCTGCTACCGCCGCGAGGCCGGCTCGCACGGTAAGGACACCCGCGGCATCATCCGGGTCCACCAGTTCAACAAAGTGGAAATGTTCATCTACACCAAGCCCGAAGACGCCGCCGCGGAACATCAGCGGCTGCTGGCCTGGGAAGAGGAAATGCTGGCCAAGGTGGAGCTGCCCTACCGGGTGATCGACACCGCCGCGGGGGACCTGGGCATGTCCGCGGCCCGGAAGTTCGACTGCGAAGCGTGGGTTCCCACCCAGAACGCCTACCGCGAGCTGACCTCCACCTCCAACTGCACCACGTTCCAGGCCCGGCGCCTGAACATCCGCGAACGCCAGGACGGCGACGGCAAGGGCACCCGCGCCGTCGCCACGCTCAACGGCACCCTGGCCACCACCCGGTGGATCGTGGCCATCCTCGAGCACCACCAGAACCCGGACGGCTCCGTGACGGTTCCGGCTGCCCTGCGTCCGTACCTCGGCGGACTTGAGGTCCTGCCGGTCCTGTAG
- a CDS encoding HAD family hydrolase, whose protein sequence is MTTLTSTGIEDRQNPDRNVHLVALDVDGTLVDHDGHMSAGVREAAEAAIAAGHHLVIATGRSYGAALPILERLGITKGYCVASNGGVTLRVDTSLPDGYEVMDRVVFDPRTALDALRIKLPTAKFALEDSHGNFLSTERFQDASFGVEAQAVDFERLRSAEAVRVVVFSVDSTAEEFGEAVRAIGLHGVTYSVGWTAWLDIAAEGVTKASALENVRSALGIERKHTLAMGDGRNDIEMLGWAARGVAMGQAPQEVLEAATEVTGTVYEDGAATILRGLADS, encoded by the coding sequence ATGACTACTTTGACGAGCACCGGCATCGAAGACCGGCAGAACCCTGACCGCAACGTCCACCTGGTGGCACTGGACGTGGACGGCACCCTGGTGGACCATGACGGGCACATGTCCGCCGGTGTCCGCGAAGCCGCCGAAGCTGCGATTGCCGCCGGCCACCACCTGGTCATCGCGACCGGACGGTCCTACGGCGCAGCACTTCCCATCCTGGAGCGGCTCGGCATCACCAAGGGCTACTGCGTCGCCTCCAACGGCGGCGTCACCCTGCGGGTGGATACCTCCCTTCCGGACGGCTACGAAGTCATGGACCGGGTGGTTTTCGATCCCCGGACAGCGCTGGACGCCCTGCGGATCAAGCTGCCCACCGCAAAGTTCGCCCTGGAGGACTCCCACGGCAACTTCCTTTCCACCGAGCGCTTTCAGGATGCCAGCTTTGGCGTGGAGGCCCAGGCGGTGGACTTTGAGCGGCTGCGCAGTGCCGAAGCAGTCCGCGTGGTGGTCTTCAGCGTCGACTCCACGGCGGAGGAGTTCGGTGAGGCTGTCCGAGCCATAGGCCTGCACGGCGTGACATATTCCGTGGGTTGGACCGCCTGGCTGGACATCGCCGCCGAAGGTGTCACCAAGGCCAGCGCACTGGAAAACGTGCGCAGCGCGCTGGGCATTGAGCGGAAGCACACGCTGGCCATGGGAGACGGCCGCAACGACATTGAAATGCTGGGCTGGGCGGCCCGCGGCGTGGCCATGGGCCAGGCTCCGCAGGAAGTGCTGGAGGCAGCCACCGAAGTTACCGGCACTGTCTATGAAGACGGCGCCGCCACCATCCTCCGCGGTCTCGCCGACAGCTAA
- a CDS encoding inorganic diphosphatase, translating to MKLDVTIEIPKGSRVKYEIDHETHRLRLDRILFTSMAYPTHYGYFENTLGEDGDPLDALVMLQDFDLMPGVLVESRPIGVFNMVDDGGGDAKVLCVPVDPRFDHIKDISDVSDFLLDEIKHFFTKYKDLEPGKWVEAADWAGREEAEAEVEASLARFAALGEGSEEDEPQGRDVDADPQNN from the coding sequence ATGAAGCTCGACGTCACCATCGAGATCCCCAAGGGATCCCGGGTCAAGTACGAAATCGACCACGAAACCCACCGCCTGCGCCTGGACCGCATCCTCTTCACGTCCATGGCCTACCCCACCCACTACGGGTACTTTGAGAACACCCTCGGCGAAGACGGCGATCCGCTGGACGCCCTGGTGATGCTCCAGGACTTCGACCTGATGCCCGGCGTGCTGGTGGAATCCCGCCCCATCGGCGTCTTCAACATGGTGGACGACGGCGGCGGAGACGCCAAGGTCCTGTGCGTGCCGGTTGATCCCCGTTTTGACCACATCAAGGACATCTCGGACGTTTCCGATTTCCTGCTTGACGAGATCAAGCACTTCTTCACCAAGTACAAGGATCTGGAGCCCGGCAAGTGGGTTGAAGCCGCCGACTGGGCCGGCCGTGAGGAAGCCGAGGCCGAGGTGGAAGCTTCCCTGGCCCGTTTCGCCGCTCTCGGCGAAGGCAGCGAAGAGGACGAGCCCCAGGGCCGCGACGTCGACGCCGACCCCCAGAACAACTAG
- the dacB gene encoding D-alanyl-D-alanine carboxypeptidase/D-alanyl-D-alanine endopeptidase translates to MARVLSGLLLTLVLAVLVVPLCLYAGPPVLAALARDHPQRELVVPSHEEAPAVLSSGSGEFPAPAGPGAPLPDAEELAARLDAELEVSGSGEFHGAVVDALTGEVLYDLDGGAAATPASSLKVLTAAAALSVLGSDTRFETSVYAGNTPETVVLTGGGDVLLGSGEAEEDAVVGHAGLQTLAERTAVALAGREVSGTVSILVDDTLFTGEALSPAWNEEDIEAGEAAAVYPLAINSAWAVEGQQSGARVEDAALTAGEAFAAALETAAAGYGFEVDPEVTRGTAGDGADRLASVSSAPVAEQVRQMLLASDNYLAETLGRMTALAEGGEGSFDGAAAAVESAVSGLGVDTSGMVLADVSGLGSGTEITALQLARTVNAALTSADNSVRDLPYSLPVAGLSGTLASRFTDAAFTDSSADKETPVAGLVRAKTGTLLAATSLTGFVTDADGRLLSFAFVANGLEGNTVQAREAVDAAAAALAGCGCG, encoded by the coding sequence ATGGCTCGGGTGTTGTCCGGCCTCCTGCTGACCCTGGTGCTGGCGGTCCTCGTGGTTCCGTTGTGCCTGTATGCGGGTCCCCCGGTCCTGGCCGCGCTTGCGCGGGACCACCCGCAGCGGGAGCTGGTGGTGCCGTCCCACGAGGAGGCCCCGGCGGTCCTGTCCTCCGGGAGCGGGGAGTTTCCGGCGCCGGCCGGCCCGGGTGCGCCCCTGCCGGACGCGGAAGAGCTGGCGGCCCGCCTGGACGCTGAGCTGGAGGTTTCCGGCAGCGGTGAGTTCCACGGGGCCGTGGTGGACGCGCTGACGGGAGAGGTCCTCTATGACCTCGACGGCGGTGCCGCGGCAACTCCGGCCTCCAGCCTGAAGGTCCTCACTGCCGCCGCTGCCCTGTCCGTCCTCGGATCCGACACCCGGTTTGAAACTTCCGTGTATGCAGGAAACACACCCGAAACCGTCGTCCTGACCGGCGGGGGAGATGTGCTTTTGGGCTCCGGCGAAGCGGAGGAGGACGCCGTCGTCGGGCATGCCGGCCTGCAGACGCTGGCGGAGCGGACAGCCGTTGCCCTGGCCGGGCGTGAGGTGTCCGGAACGGTGAGCATCCTGGTGGATGACACCCTGTTCACGGGTGAGGCGCTCTCACCGGCCTGGAATGAAGAGGACATCGAGGCGGGAGAGGCCGCCGCCGTGTATCCGCTGGCGATCAACTCGGCCTGGGCTGTTGAAGGACAGCAGTCCGGTGCCCGGGTGGAGGACGCCGCACTCACCGCCGGAGAGGCTTTCGCCGCCGCCCTGGAAACCGCTGCCGCCGGCTACGGCTTTGAGGTGGATCCCGAGGTCACCCGCGGAACGGCAGGCGACGGCGCAGACCGTTTGGCCTCCGTGTCATCGGCTCCGGTAGCGGAGCAGGTGCGGCAGATGCTGCTCGCCTCGGACAACTACCTGGCGGAAACGCTGGGCCGGATGACGGCGCTCGCGGAGGGCGGCGAAGGCTCCTTCGACGGTGCCGCAGCCGCCGTCGAATCGGCAGTGTCCGGGCTCGGGGTGGACACCTCCGGGATGGTCCTGGCGGACGTCTCAGGACTCGGCAGCGGAACGGAAATCACCGCACTGCAGCTGGCACGGACCGTAAATGCCGCACTGACTTCCGCGGACAACAGCGTCCGCGACCTGCCCTATTCCCTGCCGGTGGCCGGACTGAGCGGAACCCTGGCCTCGCGGTTCACAGACGCAGCCTTCACCGATTCTTCCGCTGATAAGGAAACTCCGGTGGCCGGACTGGTCCGCGCCAAAACCGGCACCCTGCTGGCGGCAACCTCGCTCACCGGATTCGTGACCGACGCCGACGGCCGGCTGCTGTCCTTTGCCTTCGTGGCCAACGGGCTGGAGGGCAACACTGTCCAAGCCCGTGAAGCCGTGGATGCGGCTGCCGCCGCCCTTGCCGGCTGCGGGTGCGGCTGA
- a CDS encoding zinc-dependent metalloprotease gives MESYQQHPAPAGPDLVNWDLAAGTAATLVSAGPKMSAREIRGAVADLRARADEAVTHVHRITGLDAARDLRDSEVLVVDRASWAKANSRSFAVLMNPALENLARTHPEQLKGANTALSGTLTGAQLGAVLAFLSSKVLGQYDPFAAQTPGGPAGGRLLLVAPNIITLERELNVDPSDFRLWVCLHEQTHRVQFAAAPWLRGHMIEQIGLLTDGLMDKAQTLSERLGQAAKTLASPEGRNALTGSNDDGVPRRPMDIMSLLQDPEDKKRMSHLTAVMSLLEGHANVVMDAVDASIVPSVKTIRQRFNARGKSHGWLDRFFRQIMGLDAKMRQYKDGSKFVRSVVDRAGMEGFNRVWEGPENLPTEAEIHNPSLWMTRMGL, from the coding sequence ATGGAGAGCTATCAGCAGCACCCTGCCCCGGCCGGCCCCGACCTGGTGAACTGGGACCTGGCCGCCGGAACGGCTGCCACCCTCGTGTCCGCCGGACCCAAGATGTCCGCCCGGGAGATCCGCGGGGCAGTGGCGGACCTGCGGGCGCGCGCAGACGAGGCGGTGACCCACGTGCACCGGATCACGGGTTTGGACGCCGCACGCGACCTGCGGGATTCAGAGGTCCTCGTGGTGGACCGCGCGTCCTGGGCCAAAGCGAATTCGCGCAGCTTTGCCGTGTTGATGAATCCTGCGCTCGAGAACCTTGCCCGGACGCATCCGGAGCAGCTCAAGGGCGCCAACACCGCGCTCAGCGGCACCCTGACCGGCGCCCAGCTCGGCGCTGTGCTGGCCTTCCTCTCCTCGAAGGTGCTGGGACAGTACGATCCCTTCGCTGCCCAGACCCCCGGCGGTCCCGCAGGCGGCAGGCTCCTGCTGGTGGCGCCGAACATCATCACCCTGGAACGCGAGCTGAACGTGGATCCCTCGGACTTCCGGCTCTGGGTATGCCTGCACGAGCAAACCCACCGGGTGCAGTTCGCGGCCGCACCCTGGCTGCGCGGGCACATGATCGAACAGATCGGCCTGCTGACCGACGGCTTGATGGACAAGGCCCAAACCCTGTCCGAGCGCCTGGGCCAGGCAGCCAAGACCCTTGCCTCCCCTGAGGGGCGGAATGCCCTCACCGGCAGCAATGACGACGGCGTTCCCCGCCGCCCGATGGACATCATGTCCCTCCTGCAGGACCCGGAGGACAAGAAGCGGATGTCGCACCTGACCGCGGTCATGTCCCTGCTGGAGGGGCACGCCAACGTGGTGATGGACGCCGTGGACGCCAGCATTGTTCCCAGCGTGAAGACCATCCGCCAGCGGTTCAACGCCCGGGGTAAAAGCCACGGCTGGCTGGACCGCTTTTTCCGCCAGATCATGGGCCTGGACGCGAAGATGCGCCAGTACAAGGACGGCTCCAAGTTTGTCCGGTCCGTGGTCGACCGTGCGGGAATGGAAGGGTTCAACCGGGTCTGGGAGGGCCCGGAGAACCTGCCCACCGAAGCCGAAATCCACAACCCGTCCCTCTGGATGACCCGGATGGGGCTCTAA
- the tilS gene encoding tRNA lysidine(34) synthetase TilS, which translates to MPTDSDFPAPAPAPASGSMAARRPRKRLNPTLGKARNMLRDALVDAGLEPRGTASAPPPLLLVACSGGPDSLALAEAASFFARRGDYRVGAVVVDHALQPGSAEVAAAAAAKLTDMGLDPVQVRAVSVPASGMGPEAAARTVRYAALDAAVEETGADAVLLGHTLDDQAEQVLLGLARGSGTRSLAGMRPIRGKYLRPLLGLRRSETEEICDSEGLDPWFDPSNADPAFARSRVRAEVLPFLEDKLGPGIAEALFRSSRILAGDADYLDAVSADMFAKLRVPQAPASGAGDAQPDMILLPEAQLRELAPAVRQRVLALAAVELGGAQPSWERLRSVEALLSRTGSAGPVELVGKVSVYRQVRNNPVPQGPSGYGNLVFRKKSST; encoded by the coding sequence ATGCCAACTGATTCTGATTTCCCCGCCCCCGCCCCCGCCCCCGCTTCCGGCTCCATGGCGGCACGCAGGCCGCGCAAACGCCTGAACCCCACCCTGGGCAAAGCACGCAACATGCTCCGCGACGCCCTGGTGGACGCGGGCCTCGAGCCGCGCGGCACAGCTTCGGCGCCGCCGCCCCTGCTGCTGGTGGCCTGCAGCGGCGGACCCGACTCGCTGGCCCTGGCCGAAGCGGCGTCGTTCTTCGCCCGCCGCGGCGACTACCGGGTGGGTGCCGTCGTCGTGGACCATGCCCTGCAGCCCGGATCGGCCGAGGTGGCCGCGGCAGCCGCAGCGAAGCTAACGGACATGGGGCTGGACCCGGTCCAGGTCCGCGCCGTTTCAGTGCCGGCTTCCGGCATGGGACCCGAGGCCGCGGCCCGGACTGTCCGCTATGCGGCGCTGGATGCGGCCGTGGAAGAGACAGGAGCCGACGCAGTGCTGCTGGGCCACACCCTCGACGACCAGGCCGAGCAGGTGCTCCTGGGCCTGGCCCGCGGATCCGGCACCCGGTCGCTGGCCGGGATGCGCCCCATCCGCGGAAAGTACCTGCGCCCGCTGCTCGGCCTGCGCCGGAGCGAGACCGAGGAAATTTGCGACAGCGAAGGACTGGACCCGTGGTTTGACCCCAGCAATGCGGATCCGGCGTTCGCACGGTCACGGGTCCGGGCCGAGGTGCTGCCCTTCCTGGAGGACAAACTGGGGCCGGGAATTGCCGAAGCACTGTTCCGTTCCTCACGTATTCTCGCCGGTGACGCCGACTACCTCGACGCCGTGAGCGCCGACATGTTCGCCAAGCTGCGCGTGCCGCAGGCACCCGCATCCGGGGCCGGAGACGCTCAGCCGGACATGATCCTGCTGCCCGAGGCGCAGCTGCGGGAGCTGGCTCCGGCGGTGCGGCAGCGCGTTCTGGCCCTCGCCGCCGTCGAACTCGGAGGTGCCCAGCCCAGCTGGGAGCGCCTGCGTTCGGTGGAGGCGCTGCTGAGCCGCACAGGCTCCGCCGGGCCCGTGGAACTGGTCGGCAAAGTCAGCGTGTACCGGCAGGTCCGCAACAATCCGGTTCCCCAAGGCCCCTCCGGCTATGGCAATCTTGTCTTTAGGAAAAAGAGCAGCACCTAA
- the hpt gene encoding hypoxanthine phosphoribosyltransferase, which translates to MDSHDVQSDLKHVLYTKEQIQTRVNELAAEIDRDYAGRDVLLVGVLKGAVMVMADLSRALHSHVTMDWMAVSSYGSGTQSSGVVRILKDLETDLLGKHVLIVEDIIDSGLTLSWLRTNLQSRGPASVEICTLLRKPTAAKVEIDVKYVGYDIPNEFVVGYGLDFAEKYRNLDFIGTLAPHVYE; encoded by the coding sequence GTGGATTCACACGACGTCCAGTCAGACCTCAAGCACGTTCTCTACACCAAAGAGCAGATTCAAACACGGGTTAACGAACTCGCGGCAGAGATTGACCGCGATTACGCCGGACGCGACGTCCTGCTGGTTGGCGTGCTCAAGGGTGCCGTGATGGTCATGGCAGACCTGTCCCGTGCCCTGCACAGCCACGTCACCATGGACTGGATGGCAGTTTCCTCCTACGGTTCCGGCACGCAGTCCTCCGGCGTCGTCCGCATCCTCAAGGACCTTGAAACCGACCTTCTGGGCAAGCATGTGCTGATCGTCGAAGACATCATCGACTCCGGCCTTACCCTGTCCTGGCTGCGCACCAACCTGCAGTCCCGCGGACCGGCCAGCGTCGAGATCTGCACGCTGCTGCGCAAGCCCACCGCCGCGAAGGTTGAAATCGACGTCAAGTACGTCGGTTATGACATCCCCAACGAGTTTGTGGTCGGGTACGGCCTGGACTTCGCCGAGAAGTACCGCAACCTGGACTTCATCGGAACCCTGGCTCCGCACGTTTACGAGTAA